In a single window of the Zea mays cultivar B73 chromosome 5, Zm-B73-REFERENCE-NAM-5.0, whole genome shotgun sequence genome:
- the LOC100282294 gene encoding meiosis 5 precursor (The RefSeq protein has 3 substitutions compared to this genomic sequence), with protein sequence MSSSSVLLVSAVLVALVTLSSCRSLGELSEQKTYSSAPSYGGSPTPTYGSGEGHEPTPTPSHHGTTPTPSYGTTPSTPAHGVPEIPKHGFVGSCDYWKSHPDMIIAVVGSLGNIGKTFGAACSLLVGKKLENLHEALSNTRTDGVGALLREGSAAFLNSIVNKKFPFTTQQVKDCIAVSVTSDDAASAQAGIFKKANEYHY encoded by the exons ATGAGCAGCAGCAGTGTTCTTCTTGTCAGTGCTGTTCTGGTGGCGCTCGTCACCCTGAGCTCATGCAGGAGCCTGGGAGAGTTGTCTGAGCAGAAGACCTACTCCTCTGCTCCCAGCT ATGGTGGCTCCCCAACTCCTACGTACGCATCAGGAGAAGGCCACGAGCCAACGCCAACACCATCTCATCATGGCACAACACCGACACCATCTTACGGCACAACACCAAGTACACCTGCTCATGGGGTCCCTGAAATTCCCAAGCATGGATTTGTTGGATCCTGCGA CTACTGGAAGAGCCACCCAGACATGATCATTGCAGTTGTTGGGTCCCTTGGCAACATTGGCAAGACCTTTGGTGCTGCCTGCAGTCTGCTCGTCGGCAAGAAGCTTGAGAATCTGCATGATGCACTCTCGAACACCAGAACTGATGGCGTTGGTGCCCTGCTACGTGAGGGGTCAGCTGCTTTCCTGAATTCCATTGTCAACAAGAAGTTCCCCTTTACCACGCAGCAGGTGAAGGACTGCATTGCTGTGTCCGTGACCTCTGACAATGCTGCTTCTGCCCAGGCCGGGATCTTCAAGAAGGCAAATGAATACCACTACTAG